In Pieris brassicae chromosome 8, ilPieBrab1.1, whole genome shotgun sequence, the DNA window tatcgactaaaagatgacgggtttttgtagaaatgactcacggtgttctctattttcgcggattgttgaATAGTTGGGAGGGCCAGTATTCTTGAAACAGCAAGAAGAAAATTGTGAATtaaaccccaagacaaactATAAAAGggagaaaatatatcaaatagcattaatccggtaaaaaaattgttttctttcaatgtgtaaaagctatgttaaccaaagacaatactgttTATTACTACTAGATactgtaaacaaatatatataacttacttATAAATCATGATGTGAAACATGGTGACGAATGAGAGATGGCTGCACGCCAATATTGAGAACAATATGCATGGGGTGTTAAAATCCCCTGTCACCGGATACTTGACCACGACAAACCAAACCAATGAGACAACATACGCGTAGTAGTAGCAAATAATGCCCAGGAaccatataattataaatattttgtctatagCTGTAAAGTTAAGATCAGTTAATGACTTGCGCCTCTCAATCCTGAAGGTGTGATTCCACCATAATAGCGTGCTGTACAATTTGACAAACAATAGCAGAACACCTACTAAGCGCGAATCGTGTTTCGCTTCTGTCTCCATCGGCAATGCTGTGTGTAAATTTTGTGCGCATACAGTATTGCACACTTGTTCACTAAGAAGATTCTGCCGGCAGTTGTTAATATGGTCGGGTAGGAAAACGTTGTGCTTTGTAATATATTCTTGACcttacaaaaaattacttgCCATACTGCGTgtacaattaaatatgttttctttgGTAGCGGAAGCAAGAATGTGTTCGCGTACAAGGAGTGTGTGCGCGTCGATACGAGTCCACTACTTGTGCTGAGTGCGCGAACACAAGTGCACAGTTGTGCCCGAACTTTGCTAAAATATTTGCGCACGATTTGTTATTGTTCACTTGAGTCTTCTTGTTCTTCTTCTGAGTTCTTTTGAGTCGACCAAAACACACATTGTGCCGCACAGTTCAGCACACTGGTGGAATCGTATCGTAATCgtggatttttatttctatgtgccaTTTAACCCTTTTGTGTTGTTGTGCTAAGGAGCGCCATCGCGCTGCTCTCGCTAATTGTGAAAAATGACAGCGTCGGGATAGCGCTCCTTTTGACAGTAAATATGTTcaatttctgtatttttattatagaataaataaacatatcttCTGAAGAgaatgtagaaaaaaatatgaatatcgGGTTATAATAACAGAAATGGTGAATGTTTTCACATAAAAATGCACATTTTACCatatgtttgtaaaatatgtatggcACTAAAAGGATTAACAGGCACTCGTagggtgaaggaaaacatcgtgaggaaacgcCATATACATAACAAACGAAGTCGTGTATCAGGCTGATCACCcgattaagaaaaatataagatgaattgcagtaaatctgctgacataatacttgaacggcttAGAACGGAatagattttttgtaataattgatattaatgtcttgtatactaataaaaatgtttagtaatttaaatataatatcttgtttgaactaaaattactttaaataactcACGTTGATCATtgttcttattaattttaacattagaGATTCTTAAAAGAAAATCCAGATTTTCCAGCATTGTATTTAAATcgcaataatttaaattaaattgacgAAATTTCTCCATTTCCGCGTATGGCTTTACCGGGATCaagcaaataaaacaattataatagaatttgCATGAAACAAATTATACTCAAAGTACCTATTAATGAAAGTCCTTGAAGGTTCTAGTCATGTCAAACATGAAAAAAACGCTTGGTTAATTGTTACCGTTAGCAGCTAATTGGCAGGATGACTTTATACTGAAtgcagtaaattatatttcatcgTGTGTttcaagtaatttattttagttgacTAATTACAATCCATTGTTGGGTTTGTTTCGTTTCTCATCGCCaccgttatttatttattttttatatagaacaggagacttatctgatgttaagtgataccgcccatggacactcaatgcctcGAGAGCGCTCGCGGTGCGTTGTCGaattaagaattggtaagttcttttcttgaaagactaAGTCGAATTGAATCGGAAATACATCAATGGACAGGTTCCATATAGTGGTAGTGCCCAGTCAGCAGCTTTTAAAAACTCTCGGTTGTAGAACGgcagacgtcgaggtgatacgggtgaaatttcgtattctgtctCAACGTCCGATGttgaaatgttaaaattacaatCATTGTAGTGACCTATGGTTAATAGTATTAAACTATAGTTACTTTAACCAGACTATAACCAGTAGATCTCCGGTAGTTTAACATTTTGCAGGGTAGTGTCGACTACCGTCTCCGAAAAAAGTGCTTTGAAAAAGCATTTTGTCATCCGAAATTACAGATAacaaaatttagattttattttatttatttataagcagtaatttgaaatattactCACTATGTGctgtttcaaatgttaaatttcagttttctttagtttattttttttaaaatatattttgtctttaaaagtacttacttgttttctgtttcatttatattgttaatctatttaatctgttttggctttctgtattgactaagtgttttgttttataatgtgtatgttagctgtaagattactaataattaaataaattacaaaaaaaaatattttcaagtaataaatgtgtatataaaattcagtaaattaaataagacgATAGAGatacgttatttatttttatatattaatacaaggATTTATAAGACGCTGGAAAACAAATAGATCAACAATTGCTCCGTCAATGATATTGTGATacttgaaaattataaaattcaaacaagGCATGATAATTGTTGCAAAATAAAAGGGTTCATTTGCGTTCTAAGGTGGATttcagtaaattaaataaaaaaaataattgtcttaAGTTGTCTGCCTacttataatatcaataaaccAGCCTGACAGGATTTTTGGTGTTTTGAATTTGATATCTAAGTGTCCTTAGCTAATTCGGGTACGCTGATActgaatataaattgtttcagCCCACCACGTCAGgagttttaacaaatttaaaaaagacttatttttttactagaaCAAAGAAgcaatttattgatattaaaattatttctttgaaataaaCATACTATTTAGTATCCCAATTTATCGTCTGCTAAACGACCTACCATACCTTATGGACCAGGAATTCCTATTCCTCCACATTTTCTTCATACCATCCAACAACCGATGAAGACGTAATCAATCCTGATATAGGCCAACCTCAACAGTTTATTCATGCTGAACTAAATGATCTAGTGAGAGAATTGGGTCTATGATTAATAAATCCACAAAGGATAATGCACAAATCTTAGAATCACGATTGAAAGATTGTTGTCTCCAGGAATCAAATTTTTGCGGTATAGGCATCGTGGAAAAGTTTGCGGAATACTGAATTCAAGTGAACCCTTCACAGTTGACTGGTGTAATAATATTCCTGAAGACTGATGGCTATCATGAAACTGGAAGCTGACAATTACCATTCCACATCATGgagattatttattgattcttCTAAGTTTGAAGGGTGTTTTGTCGCACACAGCTACTTATGCCTCGGTGCCTGTTGCTCACTTCGCGTATCTCAAAGAAACGTGTGAGAATCTTGAGCTGTTGCTaaacaagtatttattattagcaaCTCTGTGGAGGCTTCAAAATAATATCCAAGCTTTTGGGTCAGCAGTCTGGGTTCAGAAAGTATCCATGTTTTTTTGTGCGACTGGGACAGTCAAGGACGAAATTAACATGTTAAGGAAGAATAGCCACTCAGAGAAAGACTTGAAGAATGTGCAGTGTGATGCATTATTTGACCTAAAATAAGCTCTCTTGCCTCCGCTTCATATAAAGTAAGGATTTCTAAAGCATTTCGTTAAAGCTTTGAATAAACAAAGTGACTGCTTTAAGTATCTGTGCGACAAATTTCCTGCACAAGCAAGGAAGGAATGTTTGTAAGTCCTCAAATTCGAACCTTAAAATCAGACAGATTGTACAAAGCAATTGTAGCCAACATGgtcgaaaattataaaaaactggGATGCCATATGAGCACCAAACTTTAATTACCTCGATTGCCACTTGGTTGAGGTAGTAGGGACTTCGAGCTGGGCAATCTAAACTATTGCGCATTTATACacgcgagaaaaaatatacaaagacatcaaaagaaaacaaagggataagctagttaaaactcaaaaaaaacataaacatattacatcttaatattattatttattatgaaagaattaaaaacatgaaatagataatacattataatacaataaaggatAAAGCAAAAGGCAGGAGATTTTAGTCGGAAACGGAACATGTAGTAATTGTAAGGAATACAGAAAGGAGGTATCATATTGGGATCAAGAAAAGAAGATGTGGTCGAGGTCGCCAATATCTTCTCCACACTCACAAATATTACTATCAACAATACGAAGCCTTGCTAAATGATGAGGTGTATATTACTTGTCCTTAACGCATTCTACAAATGATAAAAGTTcccattttaatatcatagaACCATGATTTACTGGGGATCCTGGGTtgattatcattatttaacttttgtttattgcaaaatttgaatttggaacgaAAAGAATTATGCCAGGATGCTTCATGTAACATACCAGTATATGGTCAAGTTAATAAAACCTCTTAcaaaagattatatatatatgaataatgatatagaacttacaaaaaataattacttaaacttttattacgtaataagTAGGTATGTGCAAATGTACatactaaaataatcaatcaataaaatctattaCTGAAGAAGTGATTTGCCGAAAAATATTTGCGTGCCTAcatttaacagcgactaccgTATAGGGTTCACTGTTGCACTAATTATTTCACCATTAACCGCAGTGTATTGTACGTGGAATAACTGAATCGGAACACTAACAGCATACAGCTAAAGTCCAAAGGCGTAGTACCACCAGCAGTAATTTTCAAAGTTCTCTGTGCACTGGGTAGCATAAAAAGTATAGTTTTTCTGTTATTGACGTCGAAGTTCTCCCATTTACAACCATATACCGCCCTCTCGAACATCATCGAAGCGTCCTTCAATTTTTGTCCAGAAATACACTCGATCGATATTAACACAACTGTGAATGAAATCTCTAAATATGTGCTCCCGACTCCGCCCAGCAATTCTGAAATTATACCCAAGACTATGAGTAAAAATTCAATTGCCTTTGTAACATTGAATACgttttcgtaatattttaatgcctTGATACACTTTACgtgaaagtaaattatttcttttaatttctcGTTGacgaaaatgtttttaattatttgtttcgaTCCTGAACTTTTGTAGGAGATAGCGTGCTTCCTGTAGAAATATTCCGCGCTGTTCCACACGTTCCTGATTTCTTTACTGAGCGCGATCATTTGCGCTTCAATGTAGCCGAGTACAACTATGTTCATTGCTGTTACATTTGCCAACGAAAATACGCAAATATACACGCCTAATGCTGTGATAATCACTGCGATTTCGAAGTTGGGTGACTTAAACATAGGTTCCAAtcctgaaaaattaaaaataataaattattagattGACTGCGCCAAAATCAAAAAGAACAATTttgaataacattaataaaattatataatatattgaataactttgtttaatatttatttatttattgtcactataaactaaatatacatAGTTCTTTTCATGGTTTCATCAAACACTTAGATTTTCtgttcgattttttttaatgtttatcttttaaattaattttgttgtgATACAGTTACCGTAAAGTATTTGAAGATCTTCAGGCAGGTGTCTTCCCGGCATCACTATGGGTATCAAAATATACACCATTCCATTAACGACCATCGTAATCCACACGACCATCGCTCGTTTTTTGATGTAGCGTAAATGCGTTTGAAGGTTTTTGGAAAAGGTTGTATCCGGCTTTACTAAGTAATTAATTCCTTGaagattttctattaattctTGGACcttttttctgtaataatattgaattattctGCATTTATAATAGTATCTAGTCTAATGACTAGATACACGGCTTTCCTgaacattataaatttaacattataaacatgTTTATAATGTGCGTGAATAATGGATTATATGTGCGTAACTTGACCATACGATGGAGGAAACCAGCACATCTAAGAACTtaaaatcgacggcgtgtttcaggctgatcacctataaTGAAAGATGATTAAGGAAGGGCTTTTTGCttaggttttataatatcattgATATAACTCACTAAGCCGATGACATCAACGACTTGTTAAATTGTACggaaaagaaaacaaaccaAATGTTGAGGTAATTTCGACGTAAAATCAAGTGACGTGATATAGAATTTACACTGTAATTggtaatgttataataatattaaaaaaaatacttgtaaataatcatttgAAACATGGTGATGAACGATGGCTGACTACACGCAGCCAAAGAGAATATTATTGATGCGGCTATCAAGTCCCCTGTTTCTGGACACCGAATAAACACGAACCATATTGTCGAGACGATATAGGCGTAATAGTAGCATATAAGGGAAGTCACCcatattaatagtattatcaTGTTGATtgctgaaatttaaaaaaatattggaaacAAAAATCCTAGGATCTTTTGTGCACAGATCATAAATTTACTGCGATTTTTAATGCCAGACagacatttattactaacaaaacagtaacaataataataatcaaaagagaaaaataacaaaaattaaggaataaggtatattttaattgtgtaacGTAGTAAATGCCCTTGGATCAGCAGTAGACTGTGGAGCAGACGTGTTCCTCAGcactggtcattctgccagagaccacaacagttagtttgcgcctcagacggaaaaaagagaaataatgtaataataatagtaaaaactaaCAGTGTTTGTAAAGAAGTCTTGGAAGATTTGTGTGTAAAagtatatagtaattaaaaaataaaaataataaaagcgaCAACAATATTGGCAAGTTATAGATATTATTCAATTGTCGAATAGCATTCGTAAACTAATTTTGAATGAGTTACATTCATTGCTTTTTATACAAAGCGTCTTCAGTTTGACATGACGACGTCCATTCCTTTTTTTTTGACTTCCTTTAAGACGTGTCGCATAAATTTTTCAGTGAATATATGTTTATCTTATATGATCCCGATTGCCACTTAAAACCGCTACAACAATTCGTT includes these proteins:
- the LOC123713304 gene encoding uncharacterized protein LOC123713304, with the protein product MEAIRRFRLDFCDLSTMIENVDVLLRIVNVKIVKANDRPINMIILLIWVTSLICYYYAYIVSTIWFVFIRCPETGDLIAASIIFSLAACSQPSFITMFQMIIYKKKVQELIENLQGINYLVKPDTTFSKNLQTHLRYIKKRAMVVWITMVVNGMVYILIPIVMPGRHLPEDLQILYGLEPMFKSPNFEIAVIITALGVYICVFSLANVTAMNIVVLGYIEAQMIALSKEIRNVWNSAEYFYRKHAISYKSSGSKQIIKNIFVNEKLKEIIYFHVKCIKALKYYENVFNVTKAIEFLLIVLGIISELLGGVGSTYLEISFTVVLISIECISGQKLKDASMMFERAVYGCKWENFDVNNRKTILFMLPSAQRTLKITAGGTTPLDFSCMLLVFRFSYSTYNTLRLMVK